A section of the Pseudomonas prosekii genome encodes:
- a CDS encoding DUF58 domain-containing protein produces MKPSRLLLIWLSVLLGFGMVLGTLRALEFALPDNLSAISWALLLALLVLSGIDAIRLKRLPAPRLKRQMPGSLALGRWSEVQLEVEHDFADALRVKIFDHVPDGLSFEHLPLTLELQPGQRSLISYRLRPLHRGHFSFEQCEINLPSPMGLWSDKRLLSVRDSTRVYPDFARLYGGELLAVDNWLSQLGVRQRQRRGQGLEFHQLREYREGDSLRQIDWKATARQRTPIAREYQDERDQQIVFMLDCGRSMRSQDGELSHFDHALNACLLLSYVALRQGDAVGLSTFASDQPHHLAPVKGPGQLKVLLNAVYDLDNTPRPADYQAAVSHLLARHKRRSLVVLVTNLRDEDDEELLGAVKRLGQQHRVLVASLREDTLDELRQSPVQTLPEALMYCGTVDYLNARAELHERLSAHGVPVLEARPAELGAGLVTRYLSWKKAGVF; encoded by the coding sequence GTGAAACCGTCGCGTCTGCTGCTGATCTGGCTGTCCGTGTTACTCGGTTTCGGCATGGTGCTGGGGACGTTGCGCGCGCTCGAATTCGCCCTTCCAGACAATCTGTCTGCGATCAGTTGGGCGCTGTTGCTGGCGCTGCTGGTGTTGAGCGGGATTGATGCAATCCGTCTCAAACGCTTGCCCGCGCCGCGCCTCAAACGGCAGATGCCCGGTAGCCTGGCACTGGGCCGTTGGAGCGAGGTGCAACTGGAAGTCGAACACGATTTTGCCGACGCGCTGAGGGTAAAAATATTCGATCACGTCCCCGATGGCCTGAGCTTCGAACACCTGCCGCTGACACTCGAATTGCAACCCGGCCAACGCAGTTTGATCAGCTATCGTCTGCGCCCGTTGCACCGTGGCCATTTCAGTTTCGAACAGTGCGAAATCAACCTGCCGAGCCCGATGGGCCTGTGGTCCGACAAACGCTTGCTCAGCGTCAGAGACAGCACCCGGGTCTACCCGGATTTCGCGCGCCTGTATGGCGGTGAATTGCTGGCGGTGGACAACTGGCTCAGCCAACTCGGTGTGCGTCAGCGGCAACGACGCGGCCAGGGGCTGGAATTTCATCAGTTGCGCGAGTACCGCGAGGGCGACAGCTTGCGCCAGATCGACTGGAAAGCCACGGCCCGCCAACGCACGCCGATTGCCCGGGAATATCAGGACGAACGCGATCAGCAGATTGTTTTCATGCTCGACTGCGGCCGCAGCATGCGCAGCCAGGACGGTGAACTGAGCCACTTCGACCATGCGTTGAATGCCTGCCTGCTATTGAGTTACGTCGCGTTGCGTCAGGGTGATGCCGTGGGGTTGAGCACCTTCGCCAGCGATCAACCGCACCACCTCGCCCCGGTCAAAGGACCGGGCCAACTCAAGGTGTTGCTCAACGCGGTGTACGACCTCGACAACACCCCGCGCCCCGCCGACTATCAGGCCGCCGTCAGCCACTTGCTGGCCCGGCACAAGCGCCGTTCATTGGTGGTGCTGGTGACCAACCTGCGCGATGAAGACGACGAAGAATTGCTCGGCGCGGTCAAACGTCTGGGCCAGCAACATCGCGTACTGGTTGCCAGTCTGCGCGAGGACACGCTGGACGAACTGCGCCAATCGCCAGTGCAAACCTTGCCTGAGGCGTTGATGTATTGCGGCACGGTGGATTACTTGAACGCGCGGGCCGAACTCCATGAGCGCTTGAGTGCTCATGGCGTCCCGGTGCTGGAGGCCCGGCCCGCAGAACTGGGGGCCGGGTTGGTGACGCGGTATTTGAGTTGGAAGAAGGCTGGGGTGTTTTGA